One segment of Desulfovibrio sp. JC010 DNA contains the following:
- a CDS encoding efflux RND transporter permease subunit gives MSAPANPEQAQGLIASAVRFFLHSKLTVVLVIAALLLGVAAVQLTPREEEPQIVVPMADIMVQAPGAGVEEIEKLITTPLERILWQIDGVEYVYSVSRRDSSMVTVRFYVGEDREESLIKLHNAIAKNTDMAPGIVSNWVIKPVEIDDVPIVALTLYPADGRADISDFELRRVAEELVSRLAEVEDLSRVSLVSGRSREVRVELLPERMAGFNISPLEIGAALQGADQSAVAGSVLSGNREIIVSANSFLEDAADVRNLVVGVFNSRPVYLRDVAEVIDGPQEADSYSRIGFSRMYLTQTGQDPEQGARPAVTIAFSKKKGTNAVKVAEAVLERMEQLKTAILPAGIEVEVTRDYGKTADAKVDELLGSLGFAVITVVVLLALTLGWREAAVVALAVPISFSLALFVNYLLGYTINRVTLFALILSLGLVVDDPITNVDNIQRHILMKKKKPSEATLDAVSEVLPPVIMSTLAIIVSFVPLFFITGMMGPYMAPMAANVPLTVTFSTVCALTIVPWLAFRLLRNLQPGDLAAASGTGRIESMYTKVITPFLESRARRWMLMGVIVIGLVFSMALAGLRLVPLKMLPFDNKNEFQIVIDMDEGTPLEQTDRVVRELEQVLKTVPEVTNYVTYAGEPSPMDFNGLVRHYYWREGGHMADIRVNLADKSLREEQSHAIVLRLRNELEQVASRNKANIKIVESPPGPPVISTITTEVYGAEDRPYSALIEGAEQIAQAMKQEPGVVDIDTSTEAGQTMVDFVLDKEKAALHGVSARDVVNTLQMALSGMVPATVHEQGERNPLPVRLILPLLRRADVSSLEQLKVRTMDGNSVPLAELGTLVEISREQPVYHKNLKRVVYVFAEMAGRAPGEAIIDMQSRFKQDPLPPFIWSDWAGEGEWQITLDVFRDLGLAFGAALLGIYILLIVETGSFGMPLLIMCAIPLTLLGIMPGFWLLNAVSAGTVQGVVGEAFADPVFFTATGMIGMIALGGIVIRNSLVLIDFIRKSVAEGMDLKAAIIKSGSVRLRPIALTAATTALGAWPITLDPIFSGLAWALIFGLFASTLFTLLVIPVGYYVFEREK, from the coding sequence ATGTCTGCTCCAGCAAATCCTGAACAGGCACAGGGGTTGATCGCATCGGCGGTCCGTTTTTTTCTGCATTCCAAGCTGACTGTGGTGCTGGTTATCGCTGCGCTTTTGCTGGGCGTGGCTGCTGTGCAGCTGACCCCGCGTGAGGAGGAGCCTCAGATTGTAGTCCCCATGGCCGATATCATGGTGCAGGCTCCCGGCGCCGGAGTGGAGGAGATTGAGAAGCTGATCACCACTCCGCTGGAAAGGATTCTCTGGCAGATTGACGGGGTGGAGTATGTTTACTCCGTTTCCCGGCGCGATTCTTCCATGGTTACAGTCCGGTTTTATGTGGGCGAGGACCGCGAGGAATCCCTGATCAAACTGCACAACGCCATTGCAAAAAACACAGACATGGCCCCGGGGATTGTCTCAAACTGGGTGATCAAGCCTGTTGAAATTGACGATGTACCCATTGTGGCCCTGACCCTTTATCCGGCTGATGGCCGGGCTGATATTTCTGATTTTGAATTGCGCCGGGTGGCTGAAGAACTGGTTTCCCGGCTGGCCGAGGTGGAAGACCTTTCCCGGGTTTCCCTTGTCTCCGGGCGTTCCCGTGAGGTGCGGGTGGAACTGCTGCCTGAGCGCATGGCCGGATTCAATATTTCCCCGCTGGAAATCGGAGCGGCTCTCCAAGGTGCGGACCAGTCCGCAGTGGCCGGATCAGTGCTTTCGGGCAACCGTGAGATCATCGTCTCCGCCAATTCTTTTCTCGAAGATGCGGCTGATGTGCGTAATCTGGTGGTCGGGGTGTTCAATTCCCGCCCGGTCTATCTGCGTGATGTGGCTGAAGTCATCGATGGCCCGCAGGAAGCGGATTCATATTCGCGGATCGGTTTTTCTCGCATGTACCTGACGCAAACCGGACAGGACCCGGAACAGGGGGCCCGACCAGCGGTGACCATTGCCTTTTCCAAGAAAAAAGGGACCAACGCGGTCAAGGTGGCCGAGGCCGTGCTTGAACGCATGGAGCAACTGAAAACGGCTATCCTGCCTGCCGGAATCGAAGTGGAAGTCACCCGCGATTACGGCAAGACCGCAGACGCCAAGGTGGACGAACTGCTCGGTTCGCTGGGATTTGCCGTGATTACGGTGGTCGTCCTGCTGGCCCTGACTCTCGGCTGGCGCGAGGCCGCAGTTGTGGCCCTTGCCGTGCCGATCAGTTTTTCGCTGGCCCTGTTCGTCAACTACCTGCTCGGCTACACCATCAACCGGGTCACCCTGTTCGCGCTCATCCTTTCCCTCGGTCTGGTGGTGGATGATCCCATAACCAATGTGGACAACATCCAGCGGCATATCCTCATGAAAAAGAAGAAACCGTCCGAGGCAACCCTTGATGCGGTTTCCGAGGTCCTGCCCCCGGTTATCATGTCCACACTGGCAATCATTGTCTCGTTTGTGCCGCTATTTTTCATCACCGGGATGATGGGACCGTACATGGCGCCCATGGCCGCCAATGTGCCGCTGACGGTGACTTTTTCCACTGTCTGCGCCCTGACCATTGTACCGTGGCTGGCTTTTCGGCTGCTCAGGAATCTGCAGCCCGGAGATCTGGCTGCCGCATCCGGGACGGGCCGTATTGAGTCCATGTATACCAAGGTAATCACCCCGTTTCTGGAATCCCGCGCACGTCGCTGGATGCTGATGGGGGTGATTGTAATCGGGCTGGTTTTTTCCATGGCTCTGGCCGGACTGCGGCTGGTGCCGCTCAAGATGCTGCCCTTTGACAACAAGAATGAATTCCAGATCGTCATCGACATGGATGAAGGTACACCCCTTGAACAGACCGACCGGGTGGTCCGTGAGCTGGAGCAGGTCCTCAAAACCGTGCCTGAGGTGACCAATTACGTGACTTATGCCGGAGAACCCTCGCCCATGGATTTTAACGGGCTGGTCCGTCATTACTATTGGCGCGAGGGCGGCCATATGGCCGATATCCGGGTTAACCTTGCGGACAAGTCCCTGCGTGAAGAGCAGAGCCACGCCATTGTGCTCCGTTTGCGTAATGAATTGGAGCAGGTGGCTTCCCGTAATAAAGCCAATATCAAAATCGTGGAATCCCCACCCGGACCTCCGGTGATTTCAACCATTACCACCGAGGTTTACGGGGCCGAGGACCGTCCCTATTCCGCACTCATTGAAGGGGCAGAGCAGATTGCGCAGGCCATGAAACAGGAACCCGGCGTGGTGGACATCGACACTTCCACCGAGGCCGGCCAGACCATGGTCGATTTTGTGCTCGATAAGGAAAAGGCGGCCCTGCACGGGGTCAGTGCCCGTGACGTGGTCAATACCTTGCAGATGGCCCTTTCGGGCATGGTTCCGGCTACGGTGCACGAGCAGGGCGAGCGCAATCCCCTTCCGGTGCGGCTCATCCTGCCGCTCTTACGCCGGGCGGATGTGTCCTCTCTTGAACAGCTAAAGGTTCGGACCATGGACGGCAATTCAGTTCCGCTGGCCGAATTGGGGACTCTGGTTGAAATCAGCCGCGAACAGCCCGTTTACCACAAGAATCTCAAGCGCGTGGTCTACGTGTTTGCGGAAATGGCCGGGCGCGCTCCGGGTGAGGCCATCATCGACATGCAATCCCGGTTTAAGCAGGACCCGCTGCCCCCGTTTATCTGGTCCGACTGGGCCGGAGAGGGCGAGTGGCAGATCACGCTTGATGTCTTCCGTGACCTCGGACTTGCCTTTGGCGCGGCCCTGCTGGGCATCTATATTCTGCTCATTGTGGAAACCGGATCATTCGGCATGCCGCTTTTGATCATGTGCGCCATTCCGTTGACCCTGCTGGGCATCATGCCCGGATTCTGGCTGCTTAATGCGGTCAGTGCCGGGACCGTACAGGGCGTGGTCGGTGAAGCTTTTGCCGATCCGGTATTTTTCACCGCCACCGGCATGATCGGCATGATCGCGCTGGGCGGTATCGTTATTCGCAACTCGCTGGTGCTCATCGACTTCATCCGCAAGTCCGTTGCCGAGGGCATGGACCTCAAGGCTGCAATTATCAAATCCGGTTCAGTGCGGCTGCGGCCCATCGCGCTCACTGCGGCAACCACCGCCCTCGGCGCATGGCCCATTACCCTCGACCCGATCTTTTCCGGTCTGGCATGGGCACTCATCTTCGGGCTTTTTGCCTCCACCCTGTTTACGCTGCTGGTTATTCCGGTGGGGTATTATGTTTTTGAGAGGGAAAAATAA
- a CDS encoding diguanylate cyclase produces the protein MGINTGNFSNIGTSYEEGSNSAVLSAIARSAEELTAGKGWPDGVNDLLEALGRATGVSRVWIFQTIEITDTHITQNYTFEWAAAPRYKQLDMPMFSMFTNKIDRPEYRETIQSRLRGEWQKMITEQLEPGWLRDSQEIQKIKSMLTIPVMVEDQWWGTLGFDDCERAYDWSDVEIALLKTAGYLISNAVLRDRLSAKRRQFSILKQLTDSSVWEFDFKTGQIWCSPELLHSVPVPTDNIRFSLNKALHMIHPQDRRPLLASARSYLGGDRKGVFRFDLRLFTDCGDLRWVELIGNLRSSEDGKPEQLAGILIDIRKRKREEQRLRKEAVTDPLTGVTNRRLFEHRLQEFIDYSVSVGSPFSLFFLDIDHFKKLNDTYGHTAGDKGLCHLTEVIEGQLRIKDLLARLGGDEFALILPETNHETATAIGERLIRTVESTPFEHDGETHWLTISIGLAVSSGQLTTPARMVETADAALYEAKQKGRNRLAVLTGCAL, from the coding sequence ATGGGTATAAATACAGGCAATTTTTCAAACATCGGCACCTCTTATGAAGAGGGGTCCAATTCCGCAGTTCTTTCGGCAATTGCCCGCAGTGCTGAAGAACTGACTGCGGGCAAGGGCTGGCCGGACGGAGTAAACGATCTTCTTGAGGCCCTTGGCCGGGCAACCGGTGTCAGCAGGGTCTGGATTTTCCAGACCATCGAAATCACCGATACGCACATCACCCAGAACTACACATTCGAATGGGCTGCCGCGCCGCGCTACAAACAACTGGATATGCCCATGTTCAGTATGTTCACCAACAAGATAGACCGCCCGGAATACCGGGAGACCATCCAAAGCAGGCTGCGCGGTGAATGGCAGAAGATGATCACTGAACAGCTTGAACCGGGCTGGCTGAGAGACAGTCAGGAAATTCAGAAAATTAAATCCATGCTGACCATCCCGGTCATGGTTGAAGATCAATGGTGGGGTACCCTCGGGTTTGACGATTGCGAAAGGGCTTATGACTGGTCGGATGTGGAAATTGCCCTGCTTAAAACCGCCGGATACCTTATTTCAAATGCCGTGCTGCGTGACCGGCTCAGCGCAAAACGCAGGCAGTTCAGCATTCTTAAACAACTGACCGACAGCAGCGTCTGGGAATTCGACTTCAAGACCGGACAGATCTGGTGCTCACCGGAACTGCTGCACTCAGTACCGGTGCCCACGGATAACATCCGGTTTTCCCTGAATAAAGCCCTGCACATGATCCATCCGCAGGACCGCCGTCCCCTGCTCGCTTCAGCCCGCAGTTATTTGGGCGGAGACCGCAAGGGTGTTTTCCGCTTTGATCTGCGCTTATTTACTGACTGCGGAGACCTGCGCTGGGTAGAACTTATCGGTAACCTGCGCAGCAGCGAGGACGGCAAACCCGAACAGCTGGCCGGGATTCTAATAGACATACGCAAACGCAAACGGGAAGAACAGCGATTGCGGAAGGAAGCGGTTACCGACCCGCTGACCGGGGTGACCAACCGTCGCCTTTTCGAACACCGCTTGCAGGAATTTATTGATTATTCCGTAAGCGTAGGATCTCCTTTTTCTTTGTTTTTTCTTGATATAGATCACTTCAAGAAGCTCAACGACACATACGGGCACACCGCCGGAGACAAAGGACTCTGCCACCTGACAGAAGTCATTGAAGGACAGTTGCGCATCAAAGATCTGCTGGCCCGGCTGGGAGGTGATGAATTCGCCCTGATCCTTCCTGAAACAAATCACGAAACAGCCACCGCCATCGGGGAAAGACTGATCCGCACGGTGGAATCTACACCATTTGAGCATGACGGGGAAACACACTGGCTGACCATCAGCATCGGTCTTGCGGTCAGCAGCGGGCAGCTGACAACCCCGGCCCGGATGGTTGAAACAGCAGACGCCGCCCTCTACGAAGCCAAACAAAAGGGACGCAACCGACTGGCAGTACTCACCGGCTGCGCCTTATAA
- a CDS encoding efflux RND transporter periplasmic adaptor subunit → MTKKCILVAMLGAVIMLLVLWMSGSFKSGVIEQGRIVSARSGDAPARRAVAELVSVPVVYEAVGTVRPETEASIEAQVTGKVLKVLVRSGQKVRKGDKLIVLDNREFKTRLESAQQGLQSAQAAERQAREAINAAKAESDTATATWKRMKKLFADKVATQDELDRVEANYLKAKAALAQAGDGLDAASAGVRQARKGVEGARINLGYTAITAQADGEVAKRMVEPGDLAFPGKPLMLIQTGGALRLEALVREGVIGQVRIGQKLGVDIQALGERAEAVVEEVVPSADPLTRTFLVKAGLDPLPGLYPGMFGRLLIPVSEKEVVLVPAKAVSRVGQLETVLVQSGENWEPVYVRSGAGHGSKLEILSGLSGNETVGFGLSAAGGQQ, encoded by the coding sequence ATGACTAAAAAATGTATTCTTGTTGCTATGTTGGGTGCAGTTATAATGCTTCTGGTGCTCTGGATGAGTGGTTCATTCAAGTCCGGGGTGATTGAACAGGGACGTATCGTCTCAGCCCGCAGCGGGGATGCTCCCGCGCGTAGGGCTGTTGCCGAGCTGGTCTCTGTTCCGGTTGTTTACGAAGCAGTTGGGACTGTCCGTCCTGAGACTGAAGCTTCCATTGAAGCGCAGGTTACCGGAAAGGTGCTCAAGGTGCTGGTCCGCTCCGGGCAGAAGGTGCGTAAGGGCGACAAGCTTATCGTGCTGGACAACAGGGAATTCAAGACCCGTCTTGAAAGCGCACAGCAGGGTCTTCAGTCTGCGCAGGCTGCCGAACGTCAGGCCCGTGAGGCCATTAATGCGGCCAAGGCTGAGTCGGATACGGCCACGGCAACGTGGAAGCGGATGAAAAAACTTTTTGCCGACAAGGTCGCCACGCAGGACGAACTTGACCGCGTGGAGGCAAATTACCTTAAGGCCAAGGCTGCACTGGCTCAGGCCGGGGACGGTCTGGATGCTGCTTCTGCCGGAGTCAGGCAGGCCCGTAAGGGTGTGGAAGGTGCGCGGATCAACCTCGGCTACACCGCCATAACCGCTCAGGCAGACGGCGAGGTGGCCAAGCGCATGGTCGAACCCGGTGATCTGGCTTTTCCCGGCAAACCGCTCATGCTCATTCAGACCGGGGGTGCCCTGCGTCTGGAGGCCCTTGTTCGTGAGGGCGTTATCGGGCAGGTGCGCATCGGACAGAAGCTTGGGGTGGACATTCAGGCTCTCGGCGAGCGGGCCGAAGCAGTGGTGGAGGAGGTAGTTCCTTCTGCTGATCCACTGACCCGCACCTTTCTGGTCAAAGCCGGGCTTGATCCTCTGCCCGGACTTTATCCCGGTATGTTCGGGCGGCTGCTCATTCCCGTAAGCGAGAAGGAAGTTGTGCTGGTTCCGGCCAAAGCTGTTTCCCGTGTGGGGCAGCTTGAAACCGTACTGGTGCAGAGCGGCGAAAACTGGGAGCCGGTTTATGTGCGCAGCGGTGCTGGGCACGGCAGCAAGCTGGAAATCCTATCCGGGCTTAGCGGCAATGAAACCGTGGGCTTTGGACTTTCCGCAGCCGGAGGGCAGCAATAA
- a CDS encoding PAS domain S-box protein, which yields MKDQEIKNTPKELEYSEERYRRLADATFESIFISDKGICLEQNSTAQRMFGYTDDEAVGRAGTEWIVPEDRETVIQNILNNYEEPYEVTALRKDGTTFHCEIQGRTIHEGEKTLRVTALRDISARKRAEEQMRDSEHRHRLIFEHSPHGMIRFDKTGTIIDCNRKFIELMGADKEKLIGFNSIRHSNPKMSAAVKKATQGQTSEYEDFYTSVTGNKTSYIRAVFNPVEKGANPTEVIASLEDITARRQMEKNLAKTESRFKTIAENSKDLIYRFSVPNKKFEYVSPSCLDITGFPPGTFYENSQFFFDLIHPDFQDFMHQQWLDMAYGKMEPLVEYRIIDRYGKTKWLQQSNVPLYDKKGNPVRVEGIVRDVTELKNALERVEQERARAEAASNTKSEFLANMSHEIRTPLNGIMGMLQLMDADEPPAQQGEYINAAMQASRRLNNVLSDILDLARVEAGKLSLCYREFNPAEELKHVFELFEVTSRHSGVKLELRLAADLPRTVIGDSARLQQILTNIVGNALKFTHDGHVVIDAILLPHFSDGKSHLLFSVEDTGVGIPENKMDVLFQSFTQVNQGYTRQYQGAGLGLSICKRLVELMDGSISIESTAGEGTTFHVSIPFALPESEKLFPEERDAEPKIISSFEQYRILVAEDEKINRLYTKRYLEQLGFTVETVTDGQQVVDKLFYEDFNLVLMDVQMPVRNGLEATEAIRMGEAGAHNKRIPIIAITAYAMQGDRDQFIEKGMDDYIAKPVEEEELRKVILKILQLS from the coding sequence ATGAAAGATCAGGAAATAAAAAATACACCCAAAGAGCTGGAGTACAGCGAAGAACGATATCGCAGGCTTGCGGATGCGACATTCGAGTCAATTTTCATTTCAGACAAAGGGATCTGTCTTGAGCAAAACAGTACAGCCCAGCGTATGTTCGGCTATACTGACGATGAAGCAGTCGGCCGGGCCGGGACCGAGTGGATTGTCCCCGAAGACCGGGAAACGGTTATACAAAATATCCTGAACAACTATGAAGAACCGTATGAGGTCACGGCCCTGCGCAAGGACGGAACAACCTTTCACTGCGAAATACAGGGCCGCACTATTCATGAAGGGGAGAAGACTCTTCGCGTAACAGCATTGCGGGATATAAGCGCACGTAAAAGAGCCGAAGAGCAGATGCGCGACAGTGAGCACCGCCACCGCCTCATTTTTGAACACTCTCCGCACGGAATGATCCGTTTTGACAAAACCGGAACCATCATTGACTGCAACCGAAAATTTATCGAACTCATGGGGGCAGACAAAGAAAAGCTGATCGGTTTCAATTCCATCAGGCACAGCAACCCCAAGATGAGTGCCGCCGTAAAAAAAGCAACGCAAGGCCAAACATCAGAATACGAAGATTTTTATACCTCTGTAACCGGAAACAAAACCAGCTATATCCGGGCAGTATTCAACCCGGTGGAAAAGGGGGCAAATCCCACTGAAGTAATCGCCTCACTGGAAGACATCACCGCCCGCAGACAAATGGAAAAAAATCTGGCCAAAACCGAGTCCCGCTTCAAGACCATCGCTGAAAATTCCAAAGACCTCATCTACCGCTTTTCAGTACCGAACAAAAAATTTGAATACGTCAGCCCTTCCTGTCTGGACATAACCGGTTTTCCGCCCGGAACTTTTTATGAAAATTCCCAATTTTTCTTTGACCTGATCCATCCCGATTTTCAGGATTTCATGCACCAGCAATGGCTTGATATGGCCTACGGAAAGATGGAACCCCTTGTGGAATACCGTATCATTGACCGCTACGGTAAAACAAAATGGCTGCAGCAAAGCAACGTCCCCCTTTATGACAAAAAGGGCAATCCTGTCAGAGTGGAAGGCATTGTCCGCGATGTGACAGAACTCAAAAACGCTCTTGAACGGGTTGAGCAGGAGCGGGCAAGAGCAGAAGCAGCCAGCAATACTAAATCTGAATTTCTGGCTAACATGAGCCATGAGATCCGCACCCCGCTGAACGGGATCATGGGCATGCTGCAACTCATGGACGCAGATGAGCCTCCGGCACAGCAGGGCGAATACATCAACGCGGCAATGCAGGCTTCCAGAAGATTGAACAACGTTCTTTCGGACATTCTTGATCTGGCCCGGGTGGAAGCGGGCAAACTTTCCCTCTGCTACAGGGAATTCAATCCGGCAGAAGAGCTGAAGCATGTCTTCGAGCTTTTCGAAGTCACCTCGCGCCATTCCGGGGTCAAACTGGAGCTGAGACTGGCCGCGGACCTTCCCCGCACCGTAATCGGTGATTCAGCACGACTACAGCAGATTCTTACCAATATTGTCGGCAATGCCCTGAAATTCACCCATGATGGACATGTTGTGATTGATGCGATCCTACTGCCCCATTTTTCCGACGGGAAGAGCCATCTGCTGTTCTCGGTGGAAGACACCGGAGTGGGCATCCCCGAAAACAAAATGGATGTGCTTTTTCAATCCTTCACTCAAGTAAATCAGGGATACACCCGCCAGTATCAGGGGGCCGGACTGGGACTTTCCATCTGCAAGAGGCTGGTAGAACTGATGGACGGGAGCATCTCCATTGAAAGCACTGCCGGCGAGGGCACTACTTTCCATGTTTCCATTCCTTTTGCCCTGCCGGAAAGCGAAAAACTTTTCCCCGAAGAAAGAGACGCCGAACCGAAAATTATCTCTTCTTTCGAGCAATACCGGATTCTTGTGGCAGAAGACGAGAAGATTAACAGGCTTTACACCAAACGGTATCTGGAACAGCTCGGGTTCACAGTGGAAACAGTCACTGACGGACAACAGGTTGTGGATAAATTATTCTACGAAGATTTCAATCTGGTACTCATGGATGTGCAGATGCCGGTAAGGAACGGCCTTGAAGCAACAGAAGCCATCCGTATGGGGGAGGCGGGGGCGCACAACAAACGAATCCCCATAATCGCCATTACCGCCTACGCCATGCAGGGTGACCGAGACCAGTTTATTGAAAAAGGGATGGACGATTACATTGCCAAGCCGGTGGAAGAAGAGGAGCTGCGCAAGGTAATCCTTAAAATATTGCAACTCAGCTGA
- a CDS encoding cupin domain-containing protein: protein MADFELKDLTNVTIKNIDHNKVLNLTDLVVYQEGQVVSRTLSQVKQISLTLFAFDAGEGISTHSAPGDAMVQVLDGVAEVTIGDDVFNVGAGESIVMPANIPHGLEARERFKMLLTLIKQ from the coding sequence ATGGCTGACTTCGAACTTAAGGATCTTACTAACGTAACCATAAAGAATATTGACCATAACAAGGTACTGAACCTGACCGATCTGGTTGTCTACCAAGAAGGGCAGGTGGTCAGCAGGACCCTTTCACAGGTCAAGCAGATTTCCCTGACCCTGTTTGCTTTTGATGCCGGGGAGGGGATCAGCACCCACAGCGCGCCGGGCGATGCCATGGTGCAGGTGTTGGACGGTGTGGCCGAAGTGACCATCGGCGATGATGTCTTCAACGTTGGCGCAGGTGAATCAATCGTCATGCCCGCGAATATTCCCCACGGCCTTGAGGCCCGCGAGCGGTTCAAGATGCTGCTGACTTTGATTAAGCAGTAG
- a CDS encoding aldo/keto reductase, with protein sequence MSAKIALKELGNSEIKISSIGLGCMGLSEFYGEPTSEKQGCELIHHALDQGVNFFDTADMYGDGHNENLLAKALHGRRDEAVIATKFGIVRENGEYARTISGKPEYIRKACHESLRRLGTDYIDLYYIHRVDTDTPIEETVGEMSKLVEEGKIRAIGISEASAETLRKAHAVHPLSALQSEYSMLTRDPEQEILGLTRELGISFVPYSPICRGLLSNWKPSEDKTDFRNLLPRFQGKAYDSNKAIAEALSPIAKSKGCTLAQLSLAWVCAQGENIIPIPGTTKIKNLDSNIGAVQVELSSDDLTAIEGILATHKVQGNRYTDEGMKGVNL encoded by the coding sequence ATGTCTGCAAAAATAGCTTTAAAAGAACTCGGCAACAGCGAAATCAAAATTTCATCCATCGGCCTTGGCTGCATGGGCTTGAGTGAATTTTACGGCGAACCGACCTCGGAAAAGCAAGGCTGCGAACTCATCCATCACGCCCTTGATCAGGGGGTTAATTTCTTTGATACTGCTGATATGTACGGCGACGGCCACAACGAAAATTTGCTGGCAAAAGCCCTGCACGGTCGCAGGGATGAAGCGGTAATCGCCACCAAATTCGGCATTGTGCGTGAAAACGGAGAGTATGCCCGGACCATCAGCGGAAAGCCGGAATATATCCGCAAAGCCTGCCATGAGAGCTTGCGCAGGCTGGGAACCGACTACATTGACCTTTACTACATCCACCGGGTGGATACTGACACGCCCATTGAAGAAACCGTCGGTGAAATGTCCAAGCTGGTGGAAGAGGGTAAAATCAGGGCCATCGGTATTTCCGAAGCTTCAGCGGAAACCCTGCGCAAGGCCCATGCAGTACACCCTCTTTCGGCCCTGCAATCGGAATATTCCATGCTCACCCGCGACCCGGAACAGGAAATACTCGGCCTGACCCGTGAACTGGGAATCAGCTTTGTGCCTTACAGCCCCATCTGCCGGGGGTTGCTCAGCAACTGGAAACCCTCGGAAGATAAAACCGACTTCCGGAATCTGCTGCCCCGTTTTCAGGGCAAAGCATACGACAGCAATAAAGCAATTGCTGAGGCACTAAGCCCGATTGCTAAGAGCAAGGGCTGCACACTGGCCCAACTATCGCTGGCATGGGTCTGCGCACAGGGCGAGAACATCATCCCTATTCCCGGAACAACTAAAATAAAGAACCTTGATTCAAACATCGGTGCTGTTCAGGTTGAACTGAGCAGTGATGACCTCACCGCCATTGAAGGAATACTTGCAACACATAAAGTGCAGGGCAACCGCTATACGGATGAGGGCATGAAGGGTGTGAATTTGTAA
- a CDS encoding LysR family transcriptional regulator, which translates to METRQLKYFLAVAEELHFGRAAKRLHISQPPLSQQIMKFEDELGVKLFKRNKRSVSLTAAGESLLGDVRPILRSIERAEANLQDAASGQGGRLRLGYIGPSLELLADIVRKFKEEFPGVKLGLTEMFTNEQLAALRSGEIDVGVMRLFRHDVADLECELFYRESYALAVPAGHRLCGKKSVDISELAGEPFIFFPRESQPRLYDEWMRVFADAGFVPDVVQQAARKSATVALVAARIGIGIVPESMARRKPHGVVFKRLTGKFPAIELHLVYMKSSDFPAIGNLIDTARALVPRLS; encoded by the coding sequence ATGGAAACAAGACAGCTTAAATATTTTTTGGCCGTGGCTGAGGAATTGCACTTCGGGCGTGCCGCCAAACGGCTTCATATCTCACAACCCCCACTCAGTCAGCAGATAATGAAATTTGAGGATGAGCTGGGAGTGAAACTTTTCAAGCGCAACAAACGTTCTGTGTCCCTGACCGCAGCCGGGGAATCATTGCTTGGGGATGTGCGGCCCATCCTGCGTTCCATTGAACGGGCAGAAGCGAATCTGCAGGACGCCGCATCCGGACAGGGAGGCCGACTCAGGCTTGGATACATAGGCCCGTCCCTTGAGCTTCTGGCTGATATTGTGCGAAAATTTAAGGAAGAGTTCCCCGGTGTAAAATTAGGATTGACGGAAATGTTCACCAACGAGCAGCTTGCCGCTCTGCGCAGCGGGGAAATTGATGTCGGCGTGATGCGTCTTTTCCGTCATGATGTCGCAGATCTTGAGTGCGAGCTTTTTTACCGGGAATCTTACGCACTGGCTGTCCCTGCCGGGCATCGGTTGTGTGGGAAGAAGAGTGTGGATATATCCGAGCTGGCCGGGGAGCCTTTTATTTTTTTTCCGCGCGAAAGTCAGCCCCGGCTTTATGATGAATGGATGAGGGTGTTCGCAGATGCCGGATTCGTGCCGGATGTGGTGCAGCAGGCGGCTAGGAAAAGTGCCACCGTAGCCCTTGTGGCTGCCCGGATCGGCATCGGTATTGTGCCTGAGAGCATGGCCCGCCGAAAACCGCATGGGGTGGTTTTCAAAAGGTTGACCGGAAAATTTCCGGCTATTGAACTGCATCTGGTCTACATGAAATCGTCAGACTTTCCGGCCATAGGGAACTTGATTGACACTGCGCGTGCGCTTGTTCCACGTTTGAGTTGA